Proteins encoded together in one Lutra lutra chromosome 4, mLutLut1.2, whole genome shotgun sequence window:
- the PIGV gene encoding GPI mannosyltransferase 2, whose protein sequence is MWPLDPSRKEVLRFAVSCRVLTLVLQALFNAIIPDHHAEAFSPPRFTPSGSVDQIVEGLLGGLSHWDAEHFLFIAERGYLYEHNFAFFPGFPLALLVGAELLRPLWPLLNLRSRLLISVALLNSLFSVLAAVALHDLGCLVLRCPCQAFYGALLFCLSPANVFLAAGYSEALFALLTFSAMGQLERGRSWTSGLLFALATGVRSNGLVNIGFLVYSQCQGFLSSPMVLNPLRALLKLMGSVFLSVFALGLPFALFQYYGYTQFCLSGSVRPIPEPLRQLAVDKGYRTVEGNEPPWCSWELPLIYSYIQDIYWNVGFLRYYELKQVPNFLLATPMAILVAGATWTYVTTHPWLCVTLGLQRSKNSKTPEKPERGFLGPPVFVYLVHAAALALFGGLCMHVQVLTRFLGSSTPLVYWFPAYLLHNQEPLLRSLETVPWKPHVGDSLPGQMVPRNSIMGLLYNWKTCSLVTRCILGYFLSYWLLGLLLHCNFLPWT, encoded by the exons ATGTGGCCCCTGGACCCATCCAGGAAAGAGGTGCTGAGGTTTGCAGTCAGCTGCCGTGTCCTGACTCTGGTGCTGCAG GCTCTCTTCAATGCCATCATCCCCGATCACCACGCAGAAGCCTTCTCTCCTCCTCGCTTCACCCCTTCAGGCTCTGTGGACCAAATCGTCGAAGGTCTTCTGGGTGGCCTGTCTCACTGGGATGCCGAACACTTCCTGTTCATTGCCGAGCGTGGCTATCTATATGAGCACAACTTTGCCTTCTTCCCTGGCTTCCCCCTGGCTCTCTTGGTGGGAGCTGAACTACTGAGGCCCCTGTGGCCGTTGCTGAACCTACGAAGTCGCCTGTTAATCTCAGTAGCGCTGCTCAATTCCTTGTTCTCCGTGCTGGCCGCTGTCGCACTTCACGACCTGGGCTGTCTCGTTTTGCGCTGTCCCTGCCAGGCCTTTTATGGAGCCCTACTCTTCTGCCTCAGCCCCGCCAACGTCTTCCTGGCAGCTGGTTACTCAGAAGCTTTGTTTGCCCTCCTGACGTTCAGTGCCATGGGACAGCTGGAAAGGGGCCGGAGCTGGACTAGTGGCCTCCTCTTTGCCCTTGCCACTGGCGTACGCTCCAACGGGCTGGTCAACATTGGCTTCCTCGTGTATTCTCAGTGCCAAGGCTTTCTGTCCTCTCCCATGGTGCTGAATCCTCTGAGAGCACTCTTGAAACTAATGGGCTCTGTATTCCTGTCTGTGTTTGCGCTTGGCCTTCCCTTTGCTCTCTTTCAGTATTATGGCTATACCCAGTTCTGTCTGTCAGGCTCAGTCCGCCCCATCCCGGAGCCCTTGCGGCAGTTAGCCGTGGACAAAGGCTACCGGACTGTGGAGGGAAATGAGCCGCCTTGGTGCTCCTGGGAACTGCCCCTAATATATAGCTATATCCAGGATATCTATTGGAATGTTGGCTTTTTGAGATACTATGAGCTCAAGCAGGTGCCCAATTTCCTTCTGGCCACACCAATGGCTATCCTGGTTGCCGGGGCAACATGGACATATGTGACCACCCACCCTTGGCTCTGCGTTACGCTTGGGTTGCAAAGAAGCAAGAACAGTAAGACCCCAGAGAAGCCCGAGCGCGGATTCCTCGGCCCTCCGGTGTTTGTGTACCTGGTCCATGCCGCGGCGCTGGCGCTGTTCGGCGGACTCTGCATGCACGTTCAG GTTCTCACCAGGTTTCTAGGTTCCTCCACTCCTCTCGTGTACTGGTTTCCAGCTTATTTGCTTCATAATCAGGAGCCACTGCTGAGATCCCTAGAGACGGTGCCTTGGAAGCCCCATGTAGGGGACTCCCTGCCAGGACAAATGGTCCCCAGAAATTCCATCATGGGACTTTTATACAACTGGAAAACCTGTTCTCTAGTCACACGATGCATTCTGGGCTACTTCCTGTCTTATTGGCTCCTGGGACTGCTCCTACATTGCAACTTCCTACCTTGGACATGA